A single window of Streptomyces cathayae DNA harbors:
- the hemG gene encoding protoporphyrinogen oxidase: protein MSGSRAGAEQQVVVVGAGIAGLAAAHRLLGRGARVTVLEASDRVGGKLLPGEIAGARVDLGAEAMLARRPEAVTLAREVGLGDRLQPPATATASLWTRGALRPMPKGHVMGVPGTAAALAGVLSDEGLARIERDAALPRTEVGDDIAVGEYVAARLGREVVDRLVEPLLGGVYAGDAYRISMRAAVPQLFEAARAHTSLTEGVREIQARAAAAQQTGPVFMGIEGGVGTLPLAVAESVRARGGEIRTGTPVTELRREPAGGWRIVAGQRELYADAVVVAAPAPEAARLLRAEAPGASAELTGVEYASMALITLAYRRAETGLPAGSGFLVPPVDGRTIKASTFASHKWGWIAEEDPGLTVLRTSVGRHGETEILRRDDADLVEVSRHDLKAATGLDATPVATRVTRWHDGLPQYPVGHHARVARIREHLAVLPGLAVCGAAYDGVGIPACIASAYTAVDQIQIHGGLPHGVRQATADPMQSLHGGAGE from the coding sequence ATGAGCGGATCACGTGCGGGCGCGGAACAGCAGGTCGTCGTCGTGGGGGCCGGTATCGCCGGCCTGGCCGCCGCGCACCGGCTGCTCGGGCGCGGGGCGCGGGTGACCGTGCTGGAGGCCTCGGACCGGGTCGGCGGCAAGCTGCTGCCCGGCGAGATCGCGGGCGCGCGCGTGGACCTCGGCGCCGAGGCGATGCTGGCCCGCCGCCCGGAGGCGGTGACCCTCGCCCGCGAGGTGGGCCTCGGCGACCGGCTCCAGCCCCCGGCCACCGCGACGGCCTCGCTGTGGACCCGCGGCGCCCTGCGCCCCATGCCCAAGGGCCATGTCATGGGCGTCCCCGGCACGGCCGCCGCCCTGGCCGGTGTGCTCTCCGACGAGGGCCTCGCCCGGATCGAGCGCGACGCCGCACTGCCCCGCACCGAGGTCGGCGACGACATCGCCGTCGGGGAGTACGTGGCGGCCCGGCTGGGCCGCGAGGTCGTCGACCGGCTGGTCGAGCCCCTGCTGGGCGGGGTGTACGCGGGCGACGCGTACCGCATCTCGATGCGCGCGGCGGTCCCCCAGCTGTTCGAGGCCGCGCGCGCCCACACCTCCCTGACCGAAGGGGTGCGGGAGATCCAGGCCAGGGCCGCCGCCGCGCAGCAGACCGGGCCGGTGTTCATGGGCATCGAGGGCGGAGTGGGCACCCTCCCGCTCGCCGTCGCCGAGTCGGTGCGGGCACGCGGCGGGGAGATCCGCACCGGTACCCCGGTCACCGAACTGCGCCGGGAGCCGGCCGGCGGCTGGCGGATCGTCGCCGGGCAACGGGAGCTGTACGCCGACGCGGTCGTCGTCGCCGCGCCCGCCCCGGAGGCCGCGCGGCTGCTGCGCGCCGAGGCGCCCGGGGCCTCCGCCGAGCTCACCGGCGTCGAATACGCCTCCATGGCGCTCATCACGCTCGCCTACCGCCGCGCGGAGACCGGCCTCCCCGCCGGCAGCGGGTTCCTGGTGCCGCCGGTCGACGGCCGCACCATCAAGGCGTCCACGTTCGCCTCGCACAAATGGGGCTGGATCGCCGAGGAGGACCCCGGCCTCACCGTCCTGCGCACCTCCGTCGGCCGGCACGGCGAGACGGAGATCCTCCGCCGTGACGACGCCGACCTCGTCGAGGTCTCCCGGCACGACCTGAAGGCCGCCACCGGCCTGGACGCCACCCCCGTGGCCACCCGCGTCACCCGCTGGCACGACGGACTGCCCCAGTACCCCGTCGGCCACCACGCGCGCGTGGCGCGCATCCGCGAGCACCTCGCCGTCCTTCCCGGGCTGGCCGTGTGCGGCGCGGCCTACGACGGCGTCGGCATCCCCGCGTGCATCGCGAGCGCGTACACCGCCGTCGACCAGATCCAGATCCACGGTGGCCTGCCGCACGGCGTGCGGCAGGCCACCGCCGACCCGATGCAAAGCCTCCATGGAGGGGCAGGAGAATAA
- the hemQ gene encoding hydrogen peroxide-dependent heme synthase translates to MSDATTTPDPARIPNKGKLAKDLNEVIRYTLWSVFKLKDVLPEDRAGYADEVQELFDQLAAKDVVVRGTYDVSGLRADADLMIWWHSESSDQLQEAYNLFRRTKLGRALEPVWSNMALHRPAEFNRSHIPAFLADETPRNYVSVYPFVRSYDWYLLPDEDRRRMLADHGKMARGFPDVRANTVPSFSLGDYEWVLAFEADELYRIVDLMRHLRGSEARMHVREEIPFYTGRRKDIAELVAGLA, encoded by the coding sequence ATGAGCGACGCCACCACCACCCCCGACCCCGCACGGATCCCGAACAAGGGCAAGCTGGCCAAGGACCTCAACGAGGTCATCCGCTACACCCTCTGGTCCGTCTTCAAGCTGAAGGACGTGCTGCCCGAGGACCGCGCCGGGTACGCCGACGAGGTCCAGGAGCTGTTCGACCAGCTCGCCGCCAAGGACGTCGTCGTCCGCGGGACGTACGACGTCTCCGGTCTGCGTGCCGACGCCGATCTCATGATCTGGTGGCACTCCGAGAGCAGCGACCAGCTCCAGGAGGCCTACAACCTGTTCCGCCGCACCAAGCTGGGCCGGGCCCTCGAGCCGGTGTGGTCGAACATGGCACTGCACCGCCCCGCCGAGTTCAACCGCTCGCACATCCCGGCGTTCCTCGCCGACGAGACGCCCCGCAACTACGTGAGCGTCTACCCCTTCGTGCGCTCCTACGACTGGTACCTGCTGCCCGACGAGGACCGCCGCCGTATGCTCGCCGACCACGGCAAGATGGCCCGCGGCTTCCCCGACGTGCGCGCCAACACGGTCCCCTCGTTCTCCCTCGGCGACTACGAGTGGGTCCTCGCCTTCGAGGCCGACGAGCTGTACCGGATCGTCGACCTCATGCGGCACCTGCGCGGCTCCGAGGCCCGGATGCACGTCCGTGAGGAGATCCCGTTCTACACGGGCCGCCGCAAGGACATCGCCGAACTGGTCGCCGGCCTCGCCTGA
- a CDS encoding alpha/beta hydrolase has product MRTAVVHAAAGSLLLTTLAVAPTGSATAAPGAAPTAATPAPDAPGAAELRGTAVAAARAAAEGIGFGACPDAQDLPGTIECGTVTVPLDYAHPHGRQIGLAVSRVRATGKDPDDGSREVPRQGALVHNPGGPGADGTYFPLIGLLPRWKRIAGAYDLVGYAPRGVGRSAPLSCEDPEKSVQGPTQAPAHPSEAYKRERVAQARAYARGCAERAGDALRHYHSLNNARDLDVLRAALKEPRLTFMGASYGTYFGALYATMFPSHVRRMVFDSAVHPDPERIWYRNNLDQSAAFEDRWADFRAWAARHHDVYGLGDTPAEVLRSYEKVSARLAREPAGGKVGPGQLQSAFLQTGYYDDHWPHRAHALSAYLKGDPGPLTEQAEPQPGAAAETENARAVYVAVECNDAPWPTDWAVWDRDNTRLARRAPFETWANVWTNLPCAFWPAPRQRPPDVRAGAGELPPTLILAAERDAATPYAGALELHRRLAGSALVTERGTGTHGVAGGPNACVNGHLEAYLLTGRVPGRRASCAPRPEPEPEPQAEPEPRPAA; this is encoded by the coding sequence ATGAGAACTGCCGTCGTCCACGCGGCCGCCGGGTCCCTGCTGCTCACCACCCTGGCCGTCGCGCCGACCGGCAGCGCCACCGCCGCCCCGGGTGCCGCCCCGACTGCCGCCACCCCGGCCCCGGACGCCCCCGGCGCGGCCGAGCTGCGCGGCACCGCGGTGGCCGCCGCGCGCGCCGCGGCCGAGGGCATCGGGTTCGGCGCCTGCCCCGACGCGCAGGACCTGCCCGGCACCATCGAGTGCGGCACGGTCACCGTCCCGCTCGACTACGCCCACCCGCACGGCCGGCAGATCGGACTCGCCGTCAGCCGCGTCCGGGCCACCGGGAAGGACCCGGACGACGGCAGCCGCGAGGTGCCCCGGCAGGGCGCCCTGGTCCACAACCCGGGCGGGCCGGGCGCCGACGGCACGTACTTCCCGCTCATCGGCCTGCTCCCCCGGTGGAAGCGGATCGCGGGGGCCTACGACCTCGTCGGCTACGCACCGCGCGGGGTGGGCCGGTCCGCGCCGCTGTCCTGCGAGGACCCGGAGAAGTCCGTCCAGGGCCCCACGCAGGCGCCGGCGCATCCCTCGGAGGCGTACAAGCGCGAGCGCGTCGCGCAGGCCAGGGCGTACGCGCGCGGCTGCGCGGAGCGGGCCGGCGACGCGCTCCGGCACTACCACTCCCTGAACAACGCGCGCGATCTGGACGTGCTGCGCGCCGCGCTGAAGGAGCCCCGGCTGACGTTCATGGGGGCGTCGTACGGGACCTACTTCGGGGCGCTGTACGCCACGATGTTCCCCTCGCACGTCCGGCGGATGGTGTTCGACTCGGCGGTGCACCCGGACCCGGAGCGGATCTGGTACCGCAACAACCTCGACCAGTCAGCGGCGTTCGAGGACCGCTGGGCGGACTTCCGGGCATGGGCGGCCCGGCACCACGACGTGTACGGGCTCGGCGACACGCCCGCGGAGGTGCTCCGCAGCTACGAGAAGGTGAGCGCGCGGCTCGCGCGGGAACCGGCGGGCGGGAAGGTGGGTCCGGGGCAACTGCAGTCGGCGTTCCTGCAGACCGGGTACTACGACGACCACTGGCCGCATCGCGCGCACGCCCTGTCGGCCTACCTGAAGGGCGATCCGGGGCCGCTGACCGAGCAGGCGGAGCCGCAGCCCGGGGCGGCGGCGGAGACGGAGAACGCGCGCGCGGTCTATGTCGCCGTGGAGTGCAACGACGCGCCCTGGCCGACGGACTGGGCGGTGTGGGACCGGGACAACACCCGGCTGGCCCGCCGGGCGCCGTTCGAGACCTGGGCCAACGTGTGGACGAACCTGCCGTGCGCCTTCTGGCCGGCGCCCCGGCAGCGGCCGCCGGACGTCCGGGCCGGGGCGGGTGAGCTGCCGCCGACGCTGATCCTGGCGGCCGAACGGGACGCGGCGACCCCGTACGCCGGGGCGCTGGAGCTGCACCGGCGGCTCGCGGGTTCGGCGCTGGTGACCGAGCGGGGCACCGGCACCCACGGTGTCGCGGGCGGGCCCAACGCCTGTGTGAACGGCCACCTGGAGGCGTACCTGCTGACCGGCCGGGTCCCGGGGCGGCGCGCGTCCTGCGCGCCGCGCCCGGAACCGGAGCCTGAGCCGCAGGCGGAGCCGGAGCCCCGGCCCGCCGCCTGA